TATAATTCTCTGTGCCGAcaaactcaaataagctctttcgAATGAGATTAGTTTAACTTTCACCTTCATTCCTAATTTTTTCTGATTTCCTCTCCTCCGCAGGTGATGCTGCTGCCGGGTCAGTTCTCCCGGCTATGAGAAACATCCAGAATGCAATCTCTTCAGCCAATTTACAAGGCCAGATCAAGGTCTCCTTAGCCATAAAAACCTCCTTGGTAGCCAACCCCTATCCACCAGAAAACGGTGTTTTCAGCGACGAGGCAAGATCATACATAACACCCATAGTTGATTTTCTCAAAAGCAATGGAGCACCCCTTCTAGCCAATGTCTACACATACTTCGCCCATGTGGATGATCCTCAACACAATAGTCTCAACTACGCATTGTTCACCCAACAAGAGAAAAACGATGCTGGGTATCAGAATCTCTTTGATGCAATCTTGGATGGTGTGTATGCTGCTCTTGAGAAAGCAGGGGCACCTTACATGAAGGTTGTGGTGTCTGAGAGTGGATGGCCCTCTGCAGGTGGAGATGCAGCCAATGTTCAAAATGCTGAAAGTTATTACAAGAATTTGATCCAACATGTTAAGGGCGGAACTCCAAAGAGGCCTAATGGACCCATTGAGACTTACCTTTTCGCGATGTTTGATGAGAACCGGAAGCCGGATCCAGAAACTGAGCGGAACTTTGGTCTCTTTAGACCTGATAAATCAGCTAAGTACCAGATCAGTTTCAATTGAACTAGTGGTTGCTGATTGATAATGATCATGGTTAATAAACTGAATTGGTGTCACTTAGAATAAGGGTACCTAGTAGTAGTACCCATGCTTTTAGTTTTGCTGCACCAAGAATAATATAGTATGATGCTTCTGATAAATGCTTTTGTATGGCTTTATATCAATTATTACTATAATACAATTTAAACCCTTTTTACTTTATTTCCTTATGTTTGAGCATTTTTTTATACTGAAGTGTCAAGGTGTCAAATTTAGGTACGTTGTTTCAGGGAATGAGTGAGTGTCTGAATTTCAGTTGAACTCAATGTGGATCCACAGTGAAACCAACGTATCAAAATCTTGCTTCTCTGATCCACATTATACTCAACGTGACAAATTCTAACTTCTCCGTTAATGTCTTGAGTGAAATCACGTTTGCGTTGCTCTAACACCAAACTAGACATGCACTGAGATAAGTCATATTGCTGCACAAGCACAAGTTGTTATGcctgcaatgcaaatttctaATGTTGCAATTAGAACTTCTTCAAGTTCATACATAACTCCATTTCCTAGGTTCCTTGTGAATAATGGGGTACTACCAGTTCTTGCCAATGTGTAGACTTACTTTAGCTACAGAAGTTACACAAATGGCATTGACCTTTCCTATGCCTTGTTCATGTCACCAATATAAATTTGATTCTTTATGTTGTTTACACGTTTGGTTATAGTAAATTAAAGTCATGTTTGTTCTAGTAGATTAAACTTGTTTTTGAAGTCAGTTTTTCAATCTGTACTTGATTTTATCCAAAATACATTAAAAACCATGTGAAATCAAAATTGCAAACGTTCAAGTGCTTAACCACTCACACACATTGTAATAGACATTGAGAAGCAAAAGTTAGCTTTGATTAAATATGTTCATAGCTTTGATTCGATACATGATCCTTAGCTTTTGTTTGAACACTGCAATTCAGAAACAAGATCTTCAAGTACTAAGGCTACTAATTTGAGAGGTAAAGTTACTTAGATTCCCTTGATTTTGCAGCTTGCATTGCATTGTATTCCTCTCTCAGACTGTTATATTTCTCGCTTAAGGCCTTGAAACTTGCCCTTTGCTCCTCTGTGAcctccttctttttcttttccaagtTCTGTTTTGTCAATTCAATCTGTCTCTTGAGCTCTTGAATTTTGAAGTGTTTCTCTTCACTCTCTTTCTGCAATGCTTCCAACTCTGATGTTTTTGGTCCTAAGGAAATTTCCAATAATATGACATATTTGTCTATAGAGTCAAAACATTAATTATATAGGAGAATACATAATGTATTCTCATATAAGAGATAAAAATGTATAAATACCTAAATTTGTACTATTTGAGCTACCACCTTCCATAGCTTCCCCTGCTGCAACACATGGTAAAGACTAATGCTAAGATAAACATGGTAAAGTACGAGAAACTTTTTCGCCTTTGGAATATTCCTAATTTTAGTTATCTCACATAACTTCAATCCAAAACATGATTTAAGAATTTCAAAACCTAGAAGTTTGTAGAATGTATAATTAGAATGACGAGTCAACAAGAGCATGTTTGAATACCCGTCAAAAAGTATAAATAGCGGAAAATAACACATATAagtgcactttttttttttctttcaaaaagtATCTCgattatttttctgtttttataTTTGTATCCAAACGAGCTCGAAGGTGTGTACTGAGAAATGTGTAACTCTCACCATTTCCATCTTTGTCTTCCCTTGGAAGCCAGCATAAAGTCACAAACAAACGCAGGTTTTCAGAGACCACAATGATACACATACCTAGAATTTTATAATCAAGGGAACAACTCCTAGAAAAGGAACAAGGATAAAACTTGAAACCACATCAATGAGAGCCCTGtcctattttttttatcatcaaTTATAAACATGAGGCTTTTAGATTTTGCACAACTGTTCGATGAAAGATAGTTAACAGAAACATGGCACAAGACTACAAGGTGATACAGTATGAAAGATAGTTAACAAAAAATTGATGTAGTGCATGTTGGAAAAAGCTTTTATGATTTGAGAAGCTCTTATGTACAtgttagaattgattatgaaaaaatgagaaattaaTTAGCCTTATCTAACTAAGAAGCAGCAGAATAAACTATTTGCACCTTTGTTCTCCAAGCACTGCACTGCACTTTCTCTTGAGTAAACACACACTAACTGggtcttttctttctctttggtCCCCTGCACCAAAATCTGCATGTAACCCATGGTTTTGCAGCTATATATATAACTAAAAAGTATGAAGCATGTACCTACCTCCCCCCCCTTTAACTCCTCTTTGTCATCAACTGCAGACCCACTAGCTTGCTTGCAAAGCTTTGGAAATGATATATAGGAGGAGTAATGGAGCCACATGATGACATTGCAGGCATGATGCCAACTCATTTGGACTATCTTCCTTTTGGGAAACTAAAATCCACAACATAAAGTACAGTACAAAGATTTGTAGTGCCTTAATGTGAAACATTGTCCCATCACTATCGGATTCAGATTTAATGTGTGATGTGCTTTGCTTACAAAAGGTAAATTTTCTTGCAACCCATCGTTGCCTAGTTTGACTTTGTAAAAAATTAGAGCCTGACACTCCTATACATAGGAATGTAGGGGGGATAAAGAATCCACTTTGTTTCGAATGAAAATATGAAATCATCAATATATCAATATCCCATGGTGTAAGAGAAACATACAAACTCAATAATGGTACACatacatttctttttcttcaaaatgTATCCCATAGCCACTAGTGAGACAAATTCATTTGAGACTCTAACATTATATTATGTGTACTAGTAtattttacccgtgcgttgcacgggggcattcatttttattttcaattgtgTTTTcgtatggtttttttttatgatttattcgtatgaaaaggagaaaaaataatattatttgcgataattatgttttttttttgtcgaagtgttaatttatgtttttaattgtgttttttttgtcGTACGTTTTTTTATGagtgtgtttgttttttttatttgtgttgtttgtccttatttatctaattgatgttttgcattattcttttgatataacaattaatttatgtttttaattgtgttttttttgtcgtacgttttttttatgagtgtgtttgttttatttatttgtgttgtTTGTCCTTATTTATCTAATTGATGCTTTGCATTATTCTTTTGATATAACAATTTTACTGTACGTTACAGATAGAAGTAGTATTTTTTtgtaagatcttatttaatattaaataataataaactcatataaaataattttgaggttaGCAGTAGAAAGCTAGTATAGAATAACATTAATGAATGAAGTTTAAggggaggttttttttttttgcgtcacatgtttttttttattttagtatttattatgtatatatttttttagtgatatcatatttaatattttttttggtacaatatcatatttaatattaagtttacCTTATGACATTCTATAGctcatatgaattaaataataataaattcaattaaaataattttgaggttaataatAGAAAACTATAGCCTAATTAATATTAATGGAGGAAGTTCAAAGGGAAATGGATAGTGGaggtttttttattgaatgttctttaacttttaaattttattgttaatattaattattacttgataaTGATTCAACAAATTTAAAGTAATAATGTGTGTCATGGAATTATCTAAGTTTTAATGTAAATTTTTTCCTAtggaatttcataactcatatgaattaaataacaTATGTGCTTAAATACAAAATTTGTTCTTTGTTAATATTAGGTTTTGTTATTCGTTATCATAAAATTAAGTATTggtaaatattataattatattaaggTTGACACATAAACTTGAAAGTAATAAATATGTAAAAAGTAAATAATTCatagttttttatttggttacaAATAACTCATAGTTTGTTCATACTAAACCTAATATAAAGTAGGATGAAATTAAGTTAAACCCGCCTAGATAAaaatttccacaatttaagTAAATTTGGACCTTCTCACaggaaaaaataagagaagttgTAAGCTATGAATACTTATTTGTGAACATGTACATCTGAAAGTTAGATCAGAAGAAAGCTTTGTATATATGCaatatgcatcttggagaaatTGAGTATTAGTGGCTATTGAGGAGAACGATTCAATGTAGAGTAAAGTAATGAAGAATGGAAAAAAAGTAAGAAACAACATAGTATTAGGGCCATTCATTTaaggaagcaatgttagaggtTAAGCTCATATGGATTATTGTTATTTAGAAGATGAAATTAGTTTTCATGTGGTATTATATGTCCTTCATTTTATAAAACAAATTAGTACTATAAACTTTGATTTCTTCAGAGATGATCatttaaattgaaaatgatgttaactatattaaattatacaaaataaaattttgttgtaggagtagtgtcactTGTAGCCTCTTCAATTTTTGAGATGCTCATTCAAGTAATCTTGTATTTATGCTTTGTGACTCTATATTTTCTAGCAGATGCTTGAACCATAACATTTTGAATCGCATAAACTATGTTATGGTAACAATAAATAGTTTTAATTAGGTACCATGAAAGTGGGGAAAACAAAAAAGTGATTACATTTTCAACGATTAAGAGTAGTTCAA
This portion of the Lotus japonicus ecotype B-129 chromosome 3, LjGifu_v1.2 genome encodes:
- the LOC130747754 gene encoding glucan endo-1,3-beta-glucosidase-like, whose amino-acid sequence is MDHTFLSSRGNTAMTTILLLFGILISTTVEFTGAQSVGVCYGANGDNLPSRQEVVDLYKSKGISRMRIYDQDEEALQALRGSNIEVILGVPNDKLQSLTDAGAANDWVNKYVKAYSDVKIKYIAVGNEVPPGDAAAGSVLPAMRNIQNAISSANLQGQIKVSLAIKTSLVANPYPPENGVFSDEARSYITPIVDFLKSNGAPLLANVYTYFAHVDDPQHNSLNYALFTQQEKNDAGYQNLFDAILDGVYAALEKAGAPYMKVVVSESGWPSAGGDAANVQNAESYYKNLIQHVKGGTPKRPNGPIETYLFAMFDENRKPDPETERNFGLFRPDKSAKYQISFN
- the LOC130743076 gene encoding uncharacterized protein LOC130743076 isoform X2 yields the protein MSWHHACNVIMWLHYSSYISFPKLCKQASGSAVDDKEELKGGEVGTCFILFSYIYSCKTMGYMQILVQGTKEKEKTQLVCVYSRESAVQCLENKGEAMEGGSSNSTNLGPKTSELEALQKESEEKHFKIQELKRQIELTKQNLEKKKKEVTEEQRASFKALSEKYNSLREEYNAMQAAKSRESK
- the LOC130743076 gene encoding uncharacterized protein LOC130743076 isoform X1: MSWHHACNVIMWLHYSSYISFPKLCKQASGSAVDDKEELKGGEVGTCFILFSYIYSCKTMGYMQILVQGTKEKEKTQLVCVYSRESAVQCLENKAGEAMEGGSSNSTNLGPKTSELEALQKESEEKHFKIQELKRQIELTKQNLEKKKKEVTEEQRASFKALSEKYNSLREEYNAMQAAKSRESK